In Gimesia benthica, a single window of DNA contains:
- a CDS encoding SAM-dependent methyltransferase produces MKTDMLVNLAIECVERGWVPDSLVRRAIRRLCSKRLDSLDGGSPAADAENRRAFVEAALKSPIALVPEKANEQHYEVPAAFYEQVLGSQRKYSCCYWPEGVTTLDDAEVAALKESCLHAQLEDGMQILELGCGWGSLTLWIAEQYPQCHITAVSNSHSQRAAIEQMARERGYADRVNVITADMNDFEPEQKFDRVVSVEMFEHMRNYARLLNRISDWLVDDGKLFVHIFCHRNYVYEFSDQNADDWMARHFFTGGIMPADNWFSHFQQHMQVEQQWRWNGRHYQLTSEAWLNNLDQRSAQVLPILAETYGTQQAHRWWMRWRLFFLAVAELFGYQSGEEWYVSHYLLSKTTVKHDAPSLPDKVTEHSLH; encoded by the coding sequence ATGAAAACTGACATGCTGGTGAATCTGGCCATTGAATGTGTGGAGCGGGGCTGGGTCCCCGACAGTCTGGTCCGGCGTGCCATTCGCAGGCTCTGTAGCAAACGACTCGATAGCCTGGATGGGGGGAGTCCTGCCGCGGATGCTGAAAATCGACGTGCATTCGTCGAGGCTGCCCTTAAGAGCCCGATTGCCCTGGTTCCGGAGAAGGCCAACGAACAGCATTACGAAGTACCTGCCGCTTTTTATGAGCAGGTACTTGGATCGCAGCGGAAGTATAGCTGCTGTTACTGGCCGGAGGGGGTGACTACACTCGACGATGCAGAAGTCGCTGCTTTAAAAGAGAGCTGCCTGCATGCACAACTTGAAGATGGCATGCAGATCCTGGAACTGGGCTGCGGCTGGGGCTCGTTGACGCTCTGGATCGCCGAACAGTATCCTCAATGTCACATCACTGCTGTTTCCAACTCTCATTCTCAACGGGCAGCGATCGAACAAATGGCGCGTGAACGCGGCTATGCTGACCGCGTCAATGTGATTACTGCAGACATGAACGATTTCGAACCCGAGCAAAAATTCGATCGCGTGGTCTCTGTGGAAATGTTCGAACACATGCGGAATTATGCCCGCCTGTTAAATCGCATTTCCGACTGGCTGGTTGACGACGGGAAACTCTTCGTTCATATTTTCTGCCATCGTAACTATGTCTACGAATTCAGCGATCAAAATGCAGACGACTGGATGGCCCGGCATTTCTTTACCGGGGGGATCATGCCCGCGGATAACTGGTTTTCACACTTCCAGCAACACATGCAGGTCGAACAGCAGTGGCGCTGGAACGGTCGTCACTATCAGCTGACGTCCGAGGCCTGGCTGAATAATCTAGACCAGCGTAGCGCTCAAGTCCTGCCGATCCTGGCAGAAACTTATGGGACACAGCAGGCCCACCGCTGGTGGATGCGCTGGCGTCTGTTTTTCCTCGCGGTCGCGGAACTGTTCGGTTACCAGTCCGGGGAAGAGTGGTACGTCTCACACTATTTGTTGAGTAAAACAACAGTGAAGCATGATGCCCCGTCACTTCCTGACAAAGTGACGGAACACTCTCTGCATTAA
- a CDS encoding DUF1295 domain-containing protein — protein MNPWWMILIGGAGMSAVMGLLWLLQKRTGDAGIVDVAWGMGVGLLSLFFAWGSVEGDLTRRIIVATLALLWSLRLSGYILYRVLTMPEDGRYQTLKEKWGTAAQGKLFWFYQLQAVGSLLFALPMLLAARSTAPLGFLDYLGIAIWFAAISGELIADQQLSRFRSDPHQTGQVCQRGLWHYSRHPNYFFEWLHWWAYVCLAIQAPWGWLTILGPLLMLHFILNVTGIPPTEAQAIKSRGEAYREYQRTTSAFFPWPPKSKQVTT, from the coding sequence TTGAATCCCTGGTGGATGATTCTGATCGGCGGCGCAGGCATGTCGGCTGTCATGGGACTGCTCTGGTTGCTCCAGAAACGGACCGGGGATGCAGGCATTGTTGATGTTGCCTGGGGCATGGGAGTCGGCTTGCTCAGTCTGTTTTTCGCCTGGGGAAGTGTGGAAGGCGATTTGACCAGGCGGATCATCGTCGCGACGTTGGCTCTGCTCTGGTCTCTAAGACTCAGTGGTTACATTCTCTATCGCGTATTGACCATGCCCGAAGACGGGCGTTATCAGACCCTCAAAGAAAAATGGGGCACCGCCGCCCAGGGGAAACTCTTCTGGTTCTATCAGCTTCAGGCGGTGGGAAGTCTGCTCTTTGCTCTGCCGATGTTGCTGGCAGCTCGAAGTACGGCACCGCTGGGGTTTCTTGATTATCTCGGAATCGCAATCTGGTTTGCTGCTATCTCTGGGGAACTGATCGCCGATCAGCAACTCTCCCGATTTCGTTCAGATCCGCACCAGACGGGGCAGGTCTGTCAACGCGGACTCTGGCACTATTCACGGCACCCCAATTACTTTTTTGAATGGCTGCACTGGTGGGCCTACGTCTGTCTGGCCATCCAGGCTCCCTGGGGTTGGCTGACAATTCTCGGCCCGCTCCTGATGCTGCATTTCATCCTCAATGTGACGGGAATTCCTCCTACGGAAGCCCAGGCCATCAAGAGCCGGGGCGAAGCCTATCGCGAATATCAGCGGACCACGAGTGCCTTCTTTCCCTGGCCTCCTAAATCAAAACAGGTGACAACATGA
- a CDS encoding DUF6790 family protein, which yields MGKLIQFVMENFTLTFLILGLIVSGFSLLRKPRPLSRANIVESLFAWLLFFSIGCSFFYNFIMHSFFGEMAASFIGWSQSPFQFEVGTASLGYAVVGFLAFRGSLGMRAAAVVGPSMFLLGAAGGHVYQMITAHNFAPGNAGLIFYTDIVLPIIGFVLLGMQYRYQRREQTEVRT from the coding sequence ATGGGTAAGCTGATTCAATTTGTCATGGAAAATTTTACTCTCACCTTTCTGATCCTGGGACTGATCGTTTCCGGATTTTCTCTCTTGAGAAAACCGCGACCATTGTCACGAGCGAACATTGTTGAGTCCCTGTTTGCCTGGTTACTATTCTTTTCCATAGGCTGTTCTTTCTTCTATAACTTCATCATGCATTCGTTTTTTGGCGAGATGGCAGCCAGTTTCATCGGCTGGTCCCAGAGTCCGTTTCAGTTTGAAGTGGGGACCGCCAGTCTGGGTTATGCTGTGGTGGGCTTTCTGGCATTCCGTGGCAGTCTGGGCATGCGGGCCGCAGCGGTGGTTGGGCCGTCGATGTTTCTTCTGGGCGCTGCAGGCGGACACGTCTACCAGATGATCACAGCCCATAACTTTGCTCCCGGGAATGCCGGGCTGATCTTTTACACGGACATCGTGCTGCCCATCATCGGTTTTGTCCTGCTGGGCATGCAGTATCGATATCAGCGCAGGGAACAGACTGAAGTCCGGACTTAA
- a CDS encoding prenyltransferase/squalene oxidase repeat-containing protein, translating into MATREPESPSESEWSRRGVLGAALGSAMAVLRHWWHGTPLHAGLPAAPEHVTPQTQVAIEGGLKWLASRQVADGGFGSRGSYARNVGVCALAGTAFLAHRGMTGPYRRAIQECIRYLLARAQENGFIVEAEIRTHATLYGHGFATMFLGQVFGESYDPRVRETLKAATELILNLQNEQGGWCYTSDPKDADVSISTCQLLALFSARQAGIGVPREAIERSVDFLRRAQNEDGGFRYRLDDPPESLFPRSAAAVVALTCAGLGQDPLVQRGREYLQHPHPPLELSPGKLAEYHFYGRFYATHAAWQVGQKEWDRWYPTVRDELLMQQSTSGAWHDANIGDEYATAMALIVLQFPFGNVPLLAMR; encoded by the coding sequence ATGGCAACGCGCGAACCTGAATCACCGTCCGAATCCGAATGGTCCCGTCGCGGAGTGCTGGGGGCAGCACTGGGCAGCGCCATGGCGGTGTTGCGCCACTGGTGGCATGGAACTCCGCTACACGCGGGGCTGCCTGCCGCCCCGGAGCATGTCACCCCGCAGACACAGGTAGCCATTGAAGGCGGCTTGAAATGGCTCGCTTCCCGGCAGGTGGCAGATGGTGGATTTGGCAGCCGGGGTTCCTATGCGCGGAACGTGGGAGTCTGCGCACTGGCGGGGACCGCATTTCTGGCACATCGCGGCATGACCGGCCCGTATCGTCGCGCGATTCAGGAGTGCATCCGTTATCTGCTCGCAAGGGCACAGGAGAATGGATTCATCGTCGAAGCGGAGATCCGCACGCATGCGACGCTGTATGGTCACGGATTCGCAACCATGTTCCTGGGACAGGTCTTCGGCGAATCATATGATCCACGAGTCCGCGAAACGTTGAAAGCGGCGACAGAGCTGATTCTGAATCTACAGAATGAGCAGGGGGGCTGGTGTTATACGTCCGACCCCAAAGACGCGGATGTTTCGATCTCGACCTGCCAGTTGCTGGCTTTGTTCTCGGCCCGACAGGCGGGTATCGGCGTGCCTCGGGAAGCGATTGAGCGGAGCGTCGATTTTCTCAGGCGGGCCCAGAACGAGGACGGCGGTTTCCGATATCGCCTGGACGATCCTCCGGAATCACTGTTCCCCCGCTCGGCGGCCGCGGTGGTGGCACTCACCTGTGCCGGCCTGGGACAGGATCCCCTGGTGCAGCGCGGACGGGAATACTTACAGCATCCGCATCCGCCGCTGGAACTCTCCCCGGGGAAACTGGCAGAATACCATTTCTATGGACGTTTCTACGCGACGCACGCCGCCTGGCAGGTAGGACAAAAGGAATGGGATCGCTGGTACCCCACAGTCCGCGACGAGCTGCTCATGCAGCAGTCAACGAGCGGCGCCTGGCACGACGCCAACATCGGCGATGAATACGCGACCGCGATGGCGCTGATCGTACTGCAGTTCCCCTTTGGTAATGTTCCATTACTGGCGATGCGCTGA
- a CDS encoding aspartate kinase: MTNSVVCKFGGSSVANATQIEKVRRIVADNPQRRFVVVSAPGRVQKNEEKITDHLLNIATRGQHFRDSRKSISATESKQAVINRFSGIISDLEIEGNDLIESLKTDLEPNLDGDKRIAFLASRGEHYNARIIARYFQRKGMEARACLPEEFGFLVTDSYLDAKVEEPAYDNIAVLDEEETDMVTVIPGFYGVTAQGEIAVFSRGGSDLTGGEIAYAIDGDKYENWTDVSGVLESDPRIISAARAIPRLTFKEIRLLSSKGVNVFHLDAMLNCRKRKIPIHVRNTNHPEAAGTQILNERVPEEGVVGIARLDNMAYIYLEKDMLCEEVGFTATLLKIFQSYGINTYHYPTDKDDIAVLVKQDDLKGSINDLRRAIEKQLKPDFMDVVYNLSVITPVGLGLKRNSYPLVDAINALGEHHIPIEMIDQSPSQICFHIGVSQAVADDALNILYRVLINDTRA, from the coding sequence ATGACAAACAGTGTAGTCTGTAAATTTGGTGGAAGTTCCGTAGCGAACGCTACTCAAATCGAAAAAGTCCGTCGCATTGTCGCCGACAATCCCCAACGACGGTTTGTGGTGGTCTCGGCTCCGGGGCGAGTCCAGAAAAACGAAGAAAAGATCACCGATCATCTGCTCAACATTGCGACCCGGGGGCAGCACTTTCGCGACTCCCGCAAGTCGATCTCCGCAACCGAGAGCAAACAGGCGGTCATCAATCGCTTCAGCGGCATCATCTCCGACCTGGAGATCGAAGGCAACGACCTGATCGAGTCGCTGAAAACCGATCTGGAGCCCAACCTGGATGGCGATAAACGGATCGCATTCCTTGCTTCGCGGGGCGAGCACTACAATGCCCGGATCATCGCGCGGTATTTTCAGAGAAAAGGCATGGAAGCCCGCGCGTGTCTGCCGGAAGAATTCGGCTTCCTGGTCACTGACAGTTACCTCGATGCCAAAGTCGAAGAGCCCGCCTACGATAACATTGCGGTCCTGGACGAGGAAGAGACCGACATGGTCACCGTCATTCCCGGTTTCTACGGCGTGACCGCACAGGGAGAGATCGCCGTCTTTTCCCGTGGCGGTTCCGATCTGACCGGAGGCGAGATTGCCTATGCGATCGACGGCGACAAGTACGAGAACTGGACCGACGTGAGCGGTGTGCTCGAATCCGACCCCCGCATCATCTCTGCCGCCCGGGCGATTCCCCGGCTGACGTTCAAAGAGATCCGTCTGCTCTCCTCCAAAGGAGTGAATGTCTTTCACCTCGACGCGATGCTCAACTGCCGGAAACGCAAAATTCCGATTCATGTCCGCAATACAAATCACCCCGAAGCCGCCGGTACGCAGATTCTCAACGAGCGCGTACCGGAAGAGGGCGTGGTCGGCATCGCCCGGCTGGACAACATGGCTTATATCTACCTGGAAAAGGACATGCTCTGCGAAGAGGTTGGCTTCACCGCGACATTGTTAAAGATCTTCCAGAGCTACGGGATCAACACCTACCATTATCCAACCGATAAAGACGACATCGCCGTTCTGGTCAAGCAGGATGACCTCAAAGGGAGCATCAACGACCTGCGGCGGGCCATTGAAAAACAGCTCAAGCCCGATTTTATGGACGTGGTCTACAATCTGTCAGTCATCACACCGGTCGGCCTGGGACTCAAACGCAACTCCTATCCGCTGGTCGATGCGATCAACGCGCTGGGTGAGCACCATATTCCGATCGAAATGATCGATCAGAGTCCCTCACAGATCTGTTTCCATATCGGCGTCAGTCAGGCCGTCGCCGACGATGCCTTAAACATTCTGTATCGGGTCCTGATTAACGACACCCGCGCCTGA
- a CDS encoding PAS domain S-box protein, which produces MRLDTVLKVRARKLWTICLLCALLPGMMASAIAAETSAPATAKSCAGGHCAQAAAKPELQAEGPVTFFSKLFDTNDYPQRWYCGTWSSDVGWLHILSDIAIFGAYFTIPVMLLYFLLQRKDLPFPRIIWLFAAFILFCGFGHLIEAGIFWWPVYRFSGLIKASTAIVSWITVFVLIRLIPEALKLPSAALLGTKLQESQERLDYALEAGQIGVWELDLKTNLLNWDRQTREMFDVPAEETELHYEDFSKRLHPADRERVETCFNNSVDTGTPYSCEYRVIYRDGSVHYIYAQGHAVFDDIGEPKLFVGVYHDFTEQQIQRNALSESEQNYRSTFEQVAMGIAHVSPDGRWLRFNQGLCDLLGYTDQELLDQNWQDLTHPDDLDADLVQVSKLLAGEIDSYSVEKRYLTQDQAVVWTNMTVSLVRLPTGEPRHFIFLIENIQGRKEAEKALQMYHQKVKKLSLVASKTKHSVIISDARGYIEWVNDAFTTLSGYTLNEVMEQHLCDILRGPEANSDTIASIRDSLQKKESIATEIVNYDRDGREYWIELKIDPVFDDDDILLNFIATQVDVTARKQSELALRMANSQFSKLRQADILGIMTCRFDGSVEQANDELLRILGYTTNDLEAGLINCQELTPTEWQQRDQEVLQEMLETGAAKPIEKEYYRKDGSRVPVVLGMTRLDEAEDLCLCFVLDATAQKETEEKLKDAKQVAEEASRAKSDFLANMSHELRTPLNGVIGMTELLAGTNLNRQQQDFVDACRNSGESLLGLINDILDFSKIEAGKLDLDLHQFDIEKLLMDTMSTMVWRAAEKDLELPCSIDPATRLILKGDSYRLRQVLVNLVGNAIKFTETGEVSVRAEAIEQETDQITIRFTVSDTGIGISEDKLDRLFQSFTQVDASTTRNYGGSGLGLVISRNLVELMGGSIGIESKEGAGSTFWFEIPFEIISPTSVALPIRSPLAGKRALIVDDNQKCLQILHDFAKEWGLKTDLAVSVAEALSILERAHDNQEIIDLVLTDLELPDLSGRVLAHELKDADPKVILISRSPETHLSQSELQESGAAALLHKPLNRHKLYEVLCNLFQQESSLPRIQDLDAYQEDEEHAFLSATTVLLAEDNNINQMYVTELMKQFGCICHTAVNGLEAIEAVKRHNYDLVLMDCQMPELDGLEATRQIRELEQTGELEGHLHIVALTANAIKGDRERCLEAGMDDYISKPVQKVQIKKLLDQFHARKASRQQSVSVKTETVVCTDRTIDTAALMELCCGNLELIESLLDELESSGETRVAHIREHADQGNARGVAEVAHSLKGATSILCAASLQQLSQEIEQTGTEDHLETIDALIDELSTEMQRCLRELPQVREDLQGMSEEGE; this is translated from the coding sequence ATGCGTCTGGATACTGTACTCAAAGTTCGCGCCAGAAAACTCTGGACTATCTGCCTGTTGTGTGCACTGCTGCCGGGGATGATGGCCTCTGCAATCGCTGCCGAAACATCCGCACCCGCGACTGCAAAAAGTTGTGCTGGCGGTCATTGTGCGCAAGCAGCTGCCAAACCAGAGCTGCAAGCCGAAGGGCCGGTTACGTTTTTCTCGAAACTGTTCGACACCAACGATTACCCGCAGCGCTGGTATTGTGGTACCTGGTCGAGTGATGTGGGCTGGCTGCATATCCTGTCTGACATTGCCATCTTCGGTGCCTATTTCACCATTCCGGTGATGCTGCTCTACTTCCTGTTACAGCGCAAAGATCTCCCCTTCCCGCGAATTATCTGGCTGTTTGCCGCTTTCATTCTGTTCTGCGGTTTTGGACATCTGATTGAAGCGGGCATCTTCTGGTGGCCCGTTTACCGTTTTTCCGGGTTGATTAAGGCCAGTACCGCGATCGTCTCCTGGATTACGGTCTTCGTATTAATCCGTCTGATTCCCGAGGCACTCAAACTTCCTTCCGCGGCGCTGTTAGGTACGAAGCTGCAGGAGAGCCAGGAACGGTTGGATTATGCGCTGGAAGCTGGACAGATCGGCGTCTGGGAGCTCGATCTGAAAACCAACCTGCTCAACTGGGACCGGCAGACGCGGGAGATGTTCGATGTACCTGCCGAGGAAACGGAACTGCACTACGAAGATTTCAGCAAGCGACTGCATCCCGCTGACAGGGAACGTGTCGAAACCTGTTTCAATAACAGCGTCGATACCGGCACTCCTTACAGTTGTGAATATCGCGTGATTTACCGGGATGGCTCGGTACATTACATCTATGCTCAGGGGCATGCGGTCTTTGATGATATTGGTGAGCCGAAACTGTTTGTCGGCGTCTACCATGATTTCACAGAACAACAGATCCAGAGAAATGCCCTTTCCGAAAGTGAGCAGAACTATCGCAGCACCTTTGAGCAGGTTGCGATGGGAATCGCCCACGTGTCTCCCGATGGTCGCTGGCTGCGGTTCAATCAAGGGTTGTGCGATCTGCTGGGCTACACGGATCAGGAGCTGCTGGATCAGAACTGGCAGGACCTCACTCACCCGGACGATCTGGATGCAGACCTCGTCCAGGTCTCGAAATTACTGGCAGGTGAAATCGATTCCTACTCGGTTGAAAAACGATACCTTACACAGGATCAAGCGGTTGTCTGGACTAACATGACTGTTTCACTGGTCCGTCTGCCAACCGGAGAACCACGGCACTTCATCTTCCTGATCGAGAATATCCAGGGGCGCAAAGAAGCCGAAAAAGCATTACAGATGTATCACCAGAAAGTCAAAAAACTGTCCCTGGTCGCCAGTAAAACCAAGCATTCGGTTATCATCTCCGACGCCCGGGGTTATATAGAATGGGTTAATGATGCCTTTACCACGCTGAGTGGTTACACACTCAACGAGGTGATGGAACAGCACCTCTGTGATATATTACGGGGTCCGGAAGCAAACTCAGATACGATTGCCAGCATCAGAGACAGCCTGCAGAAAAAAGAGAGCATCGCGACGGAAATCGTGAATTATGATCGCGACGGACGTGAGTACTGGATCGAGCTCAAGATCGATCCAGTGTTTGATGACGATGACATCCTGCTGAACTTCATCGCCACCCAGGTCGATGTGACGGCCCGCAAACAGTCGGAGTTGGCCCTGCGCATGGCCAACTCACAGTTCAGTAAATTGCGACAGGCCGACATCCTGGGAATCATGACCTGTCGCTTTGACGGCAGTGTCGAACAGGCGAATGACGAACTGCTCCGCATTCTCGGCTATACGACCAACGACCTGGAAGCCGGGTTAATCAACTGCCAGGAGCTGACGCCGACAGAGTGGCAGCAGCGCGATCAGGAAGTGTTGCAGGAAATGCTGGAAACCGGCGCAGCAAAACCGATCGAAAAAGAATACTACCGTAAAGATGGCAGCCGCGTTCCCGTTGTACTGGGCATGACGCGCCTGGATGAAGCGGAGGACCTCTGTCTCTGTTTCGTACTGGATGCCACCGCGCAGAAAGAGACCGAAGAAAAACTGAAAGACGCCAAACAGGTCGCGGAAGAAGCGAGCCGGGCCAAGAGTGATTTCCTGGCCAATATGAGCCACGAACTGCGTACGCCACTCAATGGAGTGATCGGCATGACAGAATTACTGGCCGGTACAAACCTGAACCGACAGCAGCAGGACTTCGTCGATGCCTGCCGGAACAGTGGTGAATCGCTGCTGGGCCTGATCAATGATATTCTCGACTTCTCCAAAATCGAAGCCGGCAAACTGGACCTGGACCTGCATCAATTTGACATAGAAAAACTGCTGATGGACACCATGAGCACTATGGTCTGGCGAGCTGCTGAGAAAGATCTGGAGCTTCCCTGTTCTATTGATCCAGCCACGCGACTGATTCTTAAGGGAGACAGTTATCGACTGCGGCAGGTATTGGTGAACCTCGTCGGCAACGCGATTAAGTTTACCGAAACGGGTGAAGTTTCCGTGCGTGCGGAAGCCATCGAACAGGAGACCGATCAGATCACGATCCGCTTCACTGTGAGTGATACGGGCATTGGTATCTCTGAAGACAAACTGGACCGCTTGTTCCAGTCATTTACTCAAGTTGATGCTTCGACCACACGCAATTATGGAGGCAGCGGACTGGGGCTGGTCATCTCCCGGAACCTGGTCGAATTAATGGGGGGATCGATTGGTATCGAGAGCAAGGAGGGCGCAGGTTCGACCTTCTGGTTTGAGATTCCATTTGAAATCATCTCTCCCACTTCGGTGGCACTCCCGATCCGCTCACCGCTGGCTGGGAAACGGGCCCTGATTGTCGACGACAATCAGAAGTGTCTGCAGATCCTGCACGATTTCGCCAAAGAATGGGGACTGAAAACAGACCTCGCCGTATCTGTCGCGGAAGCCCTTTCGATTCTGGAACGGGCACACGACAACCAGGAGATCATTGACCTGGTGCTGACCGATCTGGAACTGCCGGACCTGAGTGGAAGGGTTCTGGCCCACGAACTCAAGGACGCAGATCCCAAGGTCATTCTGATCTCCCGTTCGCCTGAAACACATCTGAGCCAGAGCGAACTGCAGGAGAGTGGCGCTGCTGCCCTGTTGCATAAACCGCTGAATCGACACAAGCTGTATGAGGTGCTCTGCAACCTGTTTCAACAGGAGTCCAGCCTGCCTCGCATACAGGATCTCGATGCGTATCAGGAGGATGAAGAACACGCATTTCTGTCGGCAACGACGGTTCTGCTGGCAGAGGATAATAACATCAACCAGATGTACGTTACCGAGTTGATGAAACAGTTCGGCTGCATTTGTCATACAGCGGTCAATGGACTGGAGGCCATCGAAGCGGTTAAACGACACAATTACGATCTGGTACTGATGGACTGTCAGATGCCGGAACTGGACGGGCTGGAAGCCACCCGGCAGATTCGTGAACTGGAACAGACAGGGGAACTTGAGGGACATCTCCACATTGTGGCACTCACTGCGAATGCGATCAAAGGAGATCGGGAGCGCTGCCTGGAAGCCGGCATGGATGACTATATCAGTAAACCCGTACAGAAAGTGCAGATCAAAAAGCTGCTCGACCAGTTCCATGCCCGGAAAGCATCTCGCCAGCAATCAGTTTCTGTAAAAACAGAAACTGTCGTTTGCACAGATCGTACGATAGACACGGCTGCATTGATGGAGCTTTGTTGCGGTAATCTGGAACTTATTGAATCGCTGCTGGATGAACTGGAAAGCTCAGGCGAAACGCGTGTGGCACATATTCGCGAACATGCAGATCAGGGCAATGCCCGAGGGGTTGCTGAAGTAGCGCATTCACTCAAGGGAGCTACCAGTATTCTGTGTGCAGCCTCCCTGCAACAGTTATCACAGGAAATTGAGCAAACCGGCACTGAGGACCACTTGGAAACCATTGATGCATTGATCGATGAACTCTCTACCGAAATGCAACGTTGTCTGCGGGAACTTCCCCAAGTCAGAGAAGATCTGCAGGGTATGTCCGAAGAGGGCGAATAA
- a CDS encoding NHL repeat-containing protein, whose translation MKNHVLRNGLLCCLCLLAAHALIHPPIINAAEPTPIQFLKTWGQQGDQPGEFHFPIDIAINASDEIYVTDHLNDRVQKFDRAGKLLGQFSVLPNPGGLAFDKQGNLVISHIVASGSSKHKIGDRISIYSPQRKLIRQWGKQGKGPGEFNCPGGIAVADNGRIYVADQTNHRVQVFDPTGQFLFEWGKHGSQPGEFGGKANPNSRVGGPQFLAFDSEGNLWTTEGANCRVQQFTAEGKLLQHWATDADTPGGLGGYFSGFGGQPVKSLTGPIAVCIDQKDRLWISAVSGRVQQFSSAGKYLRGCGEKQGTAAGEFYAPHGMAFDSQGNLYVVDAYNHRIQKFAVAP comes from the coding sequence ATGAAAAATCATGTTTTGAGAAACGGCCTGCTCTGTTGCCTGTGTCTTCTGGCAGCGCACGCTCTGATACATCCACCGATTATCAACGCCGCAGAACCCACTCCCATTCAGTTTCTGAAAACCTGGGGGCAGCAGGGAGACCAGCCGGGCGAGTTCCATTTTCCGATCGATATTGCGATCAATGCCAGCGATGAAATTTATGTGACCGATCACCTGAATGACCGCGTGCAGAAATTCGATCGCGCAGGCAAGCTGCTGGGGCAGTTTTCTGTACTTCCCAATCCGGGTGGGCTCGCGTTCGACAAGCAGGGGAATCTGGTGATCTCGCACATCGTAGCTTCGGGATCGAGCAAGCATAAAATCGGCGATCGGATTTCGATCTATTCTCCCCAGAGGAAGCTCATTCGCCAATGGGGGAAGCAGGGGAAAGGACCGGGAGAATTCAACTGCCCGGGAGGCATCGCGGTGGCGGACAACGGCCGCATCTATGTCGCCGACCAGACCAACCACCGGGTGCAGGTCTTTGATCCGACGGGCCAGTTCCTGTTTGAGTGGGGCAAGCACGGCAGTCAGCCGGGCGAATTCGGAGGCAAAGCGAATCCCAACTCACGGGTCGGCGGTCCGCAGTTCCTGGCCTTCGATTCTGAGGGGAACCTCTGGACGACCGAAGGCGCCAACTGCCGCGTCCAGCAGTTTACAGCGGAAGGAAAGCTGCTCCAGCACTGGGCGACCGACGCCGACACCCCGGGTGGACTGGGCGGTTATTTCAGCGGCTTTGGAGGTCAGCCGGTAAAAAGTCTCACCGGACCGATTGCGGTCTGTATTGATCAGAAAGATCGTCTTTGGATCTCCGCCGTCAGCGGCCGCGTGCAACAGTTTTCGTCAGCAGGAAAGTATCTCCGCGGCTGCGGCGAAAAACAGGGAACGGCTGCAGGCGAATTCTACGCCCCCCACGGGATGGCGTTTGACAGTCAGGGCAACCTGTATGTGGTCGATGCTTATAACCACCGCATTCAGAAGTTTGCCGTCGCACCGTGA
- a CDS encoding S24 family peptidase — translation MQAGETVSFRPRGNSMKGKIESGQLCTVAPVEEDELQKGDIVLCKVNGSQYLHLIKAIQGKRFQIGNNIGRINGWITFQSIYGKLIQVEP, via the coding sequence CTGCAGGCAGGTGAGACCGTCTCTTTCCGTCCACGGGGTAATTCCATGAAAGGGAAAATCGAATCCGGGCAGCTCTGCACGGTCGCCCCCGTTGAGGAAGATGAACTCCAGAAGGGAGACATTGTGCTCTGTAAAGTGAATGGCAGTCAGTACCTGCATCTGATCAAAGCCATCCAGGGCAAACGCTTTCAGATCGGCAATAACATCGGCCGGATCAACGGCTGGATTACGTTTCAGTCCATTTATGGTAAACTGATTCAGGTAGAACCCTGA